Genomic segment of Gigantopelta aegis isolate Gae_Host chromosome 10, Gae_host_genome, whole genome shotgun sequence:
aaaaaaaaaaagcaaacccCAAAATAATGACATGACAGTCTAGATTAaattcccattgggctatttctcgttccatccagtgcaccacgaatggttaCCATGAtatatcaaaaactgtggtatgtgctatcctgtctgtagaatggtacatataaaatatcccttgctactattggaaaaatgtgggttttctctctaagactaataattaaatatttcaaatttaccaaatatttgacatccaatagccaatgattaatacatcactgtgctctagtggcatccaatagctctagtggtatcgttagacaaaacaaacacaatttttgtttagaatCAGTGGATGGCTAAATAGTATCTGAGCGGGTCAGAGTTCGAAGTGCCCCAACTTTTGATTCTACggttaacgctaccagtccaGCCATTGGTGATAAGTGTAACAGGGTTTGTTGTTATACAGTGTTTCATCTGGCCGGTAaatttctttaatttaatacGAATTAGGGTCTGTGTACCAGCTACtaatgtgcttgaaacatgcgGGGTCCCACTAACAGAatgccagtttaaaaaaaaattaaaaaaaaaaaataaattctgaACTAGGGTAGTCTAAAACGAGCAGCGTAACCCCAATAAATTGTATCTTGCCTGGAGTGTTATTCAAAATTTATTTCAGGACATCTTTGGTTTTTTATGGACACCATAAAGGTGACACATACGTCAGTCAAAAAGAGCATGTTGTAAATTATACGTGAAGTCTCTTGGTACCACAAGGAATATAACTGAGTTTCACTCGCCTGTGTACACTAATCGTCATCTTAGGCAGGCCTATTGGACAATGTGTGTGACCAGATTTCAATATTTCATGCGTCGAGTTTGGCATACCAGGCACCCCGAAGCCTGCTTGTGTCCCAAGAAACCATACCAACGCTCctactgtttttgttgttgactgTGCGTTCGTGTTgaatatgaaataatatttgatcAGTGACATCTATTTGATGTAGGTGACACCATATGCTGAATAATATAACTTTTATGGGATGTATCTATGCTTTTTTGTTTACTGGAAATCAGTGGTAGAACGggagaaaaacaaaattcaacgATTaattcaaagttaaagtttgttttgtttaaggacaccactagaacacattgattaattaatcatcggctattggatgtcaaacatttggtaattttgacatatagagagtaaacccgctacctttttttccattagcagcaagggatcttttatatgcaatttcccacatacagggaaACATATTCTACgacctttaaccagttgtggtgcacttgctggaacaagaaaaaaccccaatcagctgaatggatccgctgaggtggttcgatcctacgacgacgcaagcaccccggGCGAGCtttcaaccaactgagctaaatcccgcccctgggTGTTTCAAAGCGTTTGGAGCAAATAAACCGACGTCAGTGTCATTCAGGGTGAGATTGTAGTATAATGTATCCCAACTTAGTTAAAACATGTCAGCCCAGTTgcaaaacgctcgcttgatgcgcggtaggtctaggatcgatccccgtcgatgggcctattgggctatttctcgctctagccagtgcaccacgactggtatataaaaggctgtgatgtgtgctatcctgtctgtgggatggtgcatataaaagatcccatgctactaatggacaaatgtagcgagtttcatcTCTGTTACTGTcgaaatgaccatgtgtttgacatccaatagccgatgattaataaatcaataagctctagtggtgtcgttaaacaaaacaaacttctttttacGAATAGTTTATTATCCAGTcatttggagagagagagagagtgaacaGGCCTACTAGTAATTCTTTTGCTACTTAAAATGTTCTTGACATATATATCCGAAGAGTTTTTATAACTTGTTGTTACTCTTTCCCAGGTTGTCCACTTCCACGACAGCTAGGGTTATTTGACTTTAAATTAAGCGACCCGCCTCCAGCTAAATCGGCTAAGATAACGGGCTATAAACTACGTGTCAAACTTGTTTACATCCATCTACGTTAAAGTTAAAGTCGATAAGCGCGTCATAGATGCCAGCAATAATACAAAGCTGAAAATATTCAGCGTTAGTCTAGAGTAGAACGACTAGTATTTTAATTCACTGGTATCCTGGATATATGAACTACTACTCGCACTGTCCGGTAAACAAATGCCCTTCACTGCTCTACTTTAGTCGACTTGACATCACCTAAACAGGTATGTTTACCCTGCGTGTCGTGTACGCTCGCATTTAACTATCAACACAACGCTGTGCACAGGACAGGGAAGTTAAcatatttaactgttttatcaaCACGGCTATGCAAAACAAAACTCAATAAGGTAGGGtggtaatatattttgttacattatGATTACAAATTGTGCAGAAGTCAAGGAATCTATGCATttaatgtgtatatgtgtttttaattaacatgAAGAAGGTAACGCAGCAATATGTGTGATCGGTTTTTCATCACTGCTGTGCTAGAGGTAGGGAagcaatatattatttattttatgaaccTCTAGTGGTGCAGAATATAGAagatcaatatattttaacttaACAACACAAGCTACAATATATCTAGCTGTTTCACAACACAAGGCTCtgcacaatattataatatagggaagcgatataatatattttaacttgtaatacatgtatattttaaggCTGTGCAGAATATAAGGAAgcaatattttaacttttaaagaaAGGTTGTGCAAAATACTGGGAagcaatatattttaacttttgaACAAAGTGTGCAAAATGtaggtatgtatatatgaagagttcgggcgcaaaacgcgatatatccaaaAAAAATTTCCAGTaaaaatggggttttttaattggcgtatatcacgttttgataaaaaaacacaaaaaacccccccaacaaccaggatttacccaatacaatttcataaggatcaatcacgttttgcagcaaatcagcaGGCCTAcgataatggctttaactaaaaactagaaagaaaatggtttatatcgcgttttgcgcctgaactcttcatattatataacaatttaacAACAGAAGGCTGATGCAAATATAAGGAAACAATGTGTTTTAACTTTTGAACAAAGGTTGTGCAAAATATTGGGAAGCAATATATTAtaactttttaacaaaatgtgcaAAAGGTAGGGaagcaatattattatataacaatttaacAACACAAGATTGTGCAAAATATTGggaatcaatatattttaacctGTGAACAAAGCTGTGCAGAATGTAGGAACGCAatacattttaacttttaaacaaagTGTGCAAAATGTAGGGaagcaatattattatataacaatttaacAACACAATGCTGTGAAAAATATAGAGAAGCAATATATTTAACGTTAATCAAAGCTGTGCGGAATGTAGGAATGcaataaatgtgtttaaaaacaaggctaCGCCAAAAGGCATGGAATCAGTATTATAGTATTGTTTAACACCACAAGACTGTGCGAACATACAGGGAAGCAATTAGTCACTATCAGTATTTTCATTGTAGTACGTGGACAATTATTGTTTTGCATTATTGTTTCTTGTATTTAGTTTCTTGTATTTAATTAAATGCGTggcaaatataaatatataaactgagTGCGGAAATAAACCCTACTGAATCGACAAGGTCCCTACCCATCTCTTTAGAAAATATATCAATGTAAGGCCATTGTTacctagaatgaatgaatgaatgcatgaacgaatgaatgaatgaatgaatgtttaacgacaccccagcacaaaaatatacatcggctagtGGGTGTCACAACCCTAGAATCAACTGCATTAAATGTATGAACCCTATCGAGGGTCACAATCCAATCGTAAAAGATTTCTCCTGCCACATTCGCAAAGTTCAGTGTTTAGATACCTACCGAAAGAGCCTCTTGCTTTTGTTTAttgggtttaaaaaaatagatTCTAGAGTTGGCCAATCCATTAACTTGACGTTTCCCTCGACCGTGTGGTTGATATTGTGAGCGCTTCATCCGACCTGTCAGCCCCAACATCTACAGTTATCACAGTTGATGTATCGGATCTTTCAAAAATAAATCTAACCTACAATATTCCACAGTGGGCATACAGGACACAAGTCAACCGACTCGAGGAtgataaaaactaaaatgtacGTAGCAATTTGTCGGACACAGCTATTCTTTTGCAGCGTGACAGTCGTACATGTAAACCTCTATGCTACGAATGGGATACAAACCTATTAATTTTTCTCTTAGTAATTCGATTAAAAAAACTCCCAAAAGTATTTACAATTTATGTGAAGCGTCCAAAATTTAAATCCAAATTTGTTtatgtcaaaataattattttattcaaaatctaaattttcatgaaatatgtagaccagcaattttttttttaatgtgttcaaTGACTATTGtgtattgaaattagttttttaagtaagtcaaaaacagtaaaatattttgtcttggtggttttaaatgtaatttttgtgtttgccaaaatttaaaaaaaagagggaaacaacagaaaaacaaaaacaaaacccaaactcAACAACAAACAATCCACAATAAAatccccaacaaaacaaacaacttagTGCGCGTGCGACGTGCTCTTTACACAAGTTTATTATttgtcctagcttgttattacGTCAACTAGTACTTCGCATCAGTAATTACACTCCACTGGTCACACTCTTGACCATAGTTATTTTCCCCATTAAGTCGTGttgcctttgttacacagaTACCTAATCCGTGGTATACCAGTTACCGAGAACACTGTGCTTGTAATCCTAAACGCTTAAATCTCAGGGACACCGCCAAACCTTTTAGGTACACAGGTAGCAACAAGTGTGAATTGTTTTTAGAACGTTTACACCTTCATGGTAGGACATTCCAAGGTcactaaaagttaaagtttttttttaacgacaccactagagggcattgatttattgatttatcgtcggctattggatgtcagacatttggtaattttgacagtcatagagagaaaactcgctacattttattattagcagcaaagtatcttttatatatgcaccatcccacagacaggatagcacataccacggcctttgatataccagtcgtggtgcactggccggaacgagaaatagcccaatgggtccaccgacgggaatcgataccacaccgaccgcgcttcaagcgaacgctttaccactgggctacgtccctcccctctatgtcaacttattttcaatTAAGGCATTTGTGGATTCAAAGGGTGGTCACAGGAGTCCCGTGGCCGCCCCCGTccgtttgaagtgcccttttaattacttatatatcagggctccgttccacgaagcgatcttagccctaagatcaacttaagtgcatagagtagctatgcgcttaaggtaatcttagggctaagattgtttcgtggaacagggccctgggcCATAgctatagaaacttaaagaaaattctcttcttaaccgtttaaggagttttagactattaactactcagttgccccccccccccccccaaacaaaatcctagctacgaccctatatatgtatatatatatatatatatatatatatatatatatatatatattatcatccacaatatacaatacTAAATTACCATGAAAACACATCACTGAGCATCTTCATTTCACAATTTTCAAGGGAGCATGCCCCTGAACCCCTTACAGATCTCACTGCCTTCGGTAGCTCGAGTATCCTCTAGCGTTATTCTATCCTTTGTTTGATGCAAAACTGAATGGAAATAATGTCTTCATTAGAAAtgtaatgtaaattattttattttatgattaccccccccccccccccccccccccccccaccactgtATCCGCCTCTGCGGTTTCTGTATAAAACAAGTTatgttaataacaaaaatagccCAATTTTTGACATCCACGCTGTCATCTCACCCCAGTTAAGCTGTCacacaatatttctttttactgtGTACTTTTGTTAACTAGTTTGAAAGCGATGCATGTTCAAGCGTCACGTATGTCACTTGATGACAACGGAACGTGACACAGTGTGACATGCATGCCGGTACTTGGTAGTCTTAacactttgttttattatttcagagAAGTCTACAAGAAAGACAACTGCAACCCTCTCTCTGTGACCTCTTCTTTGACTCATGACATTGTTCATGAACGGCTGCTTATGTATCTCCAAGTCCAGAAGGACCCCGGAGGTACAGCTTACTGTCCTGATAAGAAAAGGGCAGTTAAAACAGATGAAGGAGGTGATTAGAAAAGGCGTGGATATAAACGTCAGAAATGCTTCCGGCCAGACCCCTCTGCATATTTCGGTTATATATTCTAGCATGGAATGCGTGGAATTCCTCTTGCAGTGCCAAGATATCGACAAAAACCCAGTCGACTGCTGCGGAGCTACTCCACTAATGAGAGCTTCCTGTTCTGGTAATGTGGATGCTGTCGAGATGCTTGTCAAATACGGGTGTTCTGTGGATTTTCACAGCAGATTCTGCTGCACGACTGCGATTGAATACACTCTTAGTTCATTCTGTTGTGTTATCCCAACCATTGGATCAATGGACGATTCCGTAACATGCCATTCTGTTATAGAAACTatgaaaacaatacaaaaacacTACATACACAGTGGAAAATACGAGTGTTTGCTTTTACTGCTTGCTGCAGGAGCCGATGTgaatattcaaaacaaaaatggaaaaacTCCCCTCCACCAGGCAATAGAAGAATTCAACTTGGAGGCAGTCCGAATACTCATAGCTTACAACTGTTGTTTAGACACTGAAGCCATATACAAAAAGCCTCTGTTGGGGTTGACGTCTGTGACTCCTGTTCTTTTGGCGATGTACCTAAAACAGCTTCCGGTTATCCATCTCCTCCTGAAATCAGGATGTGACGTCACCCACGTTTGGCATGCTTTGAATAGTTTCAATAGTGAACCAGTTGTTCATGCCTATGTGTGCCACGTTCTGCTTCAACCTAAAACTTTAAAACTGCTAAGTAGGAATAGGATTAGAACTTGTGTTGGAACACCAGTGAAAGAAAACGTGTACGCATTGCAACTACCAGTACccgtgaaaaaatatataatacaaagcaTTATGTGAAAAACGGACTATAACTAATCACCGAACTACCGCAAGTTAcatagttattattaattgaagCACGAACCAGATATTGCGCAACACGTAATCTTGTTGCATTTTGTTATTCAATTATAAACACCTTATAATAACAGCATATGCTTGTAATATATGTTAAACATTACCACAAAATCAGCTGCCATATCTGTCAcacatgaatatatttattaaaggaatataccctagtttttaaacactaaggcatatttttgactattagagctaTTTTTGgagaactgaaatcatactttacttagattttattgtttagattattcatttccgtacattcgaagtgtttttgatcatcctggtgtttttaatatcacaaaatgcatttctcatatttttaaaaacgcacgtgcgtctgagaagtaacagttatggagtcaagttttggtctatttttagaaggtatttcaccatttcaaagtcacagactcatgtttcacccagttgtaactttatccaaatgtgttataggtttgtagactaactaaacttagtgttatttTTCACGGGtcgaaactagggtatgtcccatTAAGTAGCATACGTTTATAAATTAGACGTGAtcatttttgacgttcatggaaGTATGAACCACAGAATTGCTTTATCGCAAAGTcgttcatacagtgtgtaaaatgGTTCTTTCGTTCATAACCTACCTGCATGGACGTTAAAAATTAtcatgttaaatttttataattccaagtggataataatttaattaacataCATTACTATGAAATAATTATCGAACTTTTTCATCAGGAAAATAATGCACGGAATAAGAGAAATCCACATTCTGTGGTTCGGCTTTTCctgtcaatagccgaatgagggAAGtctcacatttttaatatatacaaacaattttaaacaataaataacatttactaATTAACAACTAAggtaattagtattttttaaattattaatttaaaataaagaaaatagctAAAAcgatttcttttgtttattaaGCATTGCCGAAAGTAGTGCAAAATTCATATTCATGCAGTTATGAACGTCTGTTTTTTTTAAGTCACATGATATTATTTGTACCAATCCAagcatttataacaaaacaatatttacagATTGgagttatatattaaatataacagaaatgaagagaaataatattgttatgttGACTGTATTTTAAACAGACGTCTCATGTGTAGCAGAACAGACACGGGCGTCCTAGGTTTGTTTCATCGTGATGAGAATTACACTTCGCTATCAGTTTTTGTCAGATTTTTATTAAGAAAAACGTTTAGGTAATTTCCTGAATATTCTTTTTGTCATAATCGCATTTGAGGTCATGAAGCGGTTGTCATTATACGAATCTATATTGGGCATCTGTGAACTAGAAACTACTATATGGGCTTATACTACACATATATGGAATGGGACTTACTGGTCAAGTGGGAAGGGCTGAAGACATttgtaatgacattttgttgagTGCTCCGATTTCTGTAAACACTGCATTCAGAATACACTAACACACGTTAGAtaaccataagcgtacgagacgtgtgtatctctgtgtgtgtgtctgtgtctgtgtctgtgtgtgtctgtgtgtgtgtgtgtgtgtgtgtgtgtgtgtctgtgtgtgtgtgtgtgggtgtgtgtgtgtgttctggagcaaaacctcaaattcgggcaaacattataGTGATATTCGTGCAAAATAAGCTAACCTGAGAccatttcaccatgtatttccatcatcctacccttagttgtaattcatgtaaaaatgcgtaggcATTCACTTGCaaccctgtatagctgtttggtataatgctaatatgaataaatattgttatccagattcgagcattttcgtttaattcgggcaaaacccagcatgcccccccccccccccacagacacacacccacccccctacaaaaatggtaaCCCATATACCtttgtaaataacaaaatgaagTGCATAGTAGCAAGCACCTAGATCACAGAAAACAGTACCCCTTCCCTTTgaatataaggaaggaaatgttttatttaacgacgcactcaacacattttatttacggttatatggtgttagacatatggttaaggaccacacaagtattgaaagaggaaacccgctgtcgccacttcatgggctactcttttcgattagcagcaagggatcttttatatgcaccatcccacagaaaggatagtacataccacagtctttgttacaccaattgtggatcactggctgggacgagaaatagcccagtgggtctaagcatcaagcgaacgctttaccactgggctacgtcccgccccctttgaATATAATGTATGAAAAGAATCTGTCCTAAATAATCGGCCTTCACCCTGAAAAATACTCAATTACTGAGACGCGTGACAAGAGACAAGAACAGaatccccccctccccaccctccccaacaaaaaccccaacatgaGAAAAAACATCGAAATGTAGATCCGACGGAAACAACATTGCAGTGTTTGAAAGCTTTGGAATGAAggaaatatgttatttaacgacgcactcaacaca
This window contains:
- the LOC121384328 gene encoding ankyrin repeat, PH and SEC7 domain containing protein secG-like gives rise to the protein MTLFMNGCLCISKSRRTPEVQLTVLIRKGQLKQMKEVIRKGVDINVRNASGQTPLHISVIYSSMECVEFLLQCQDIDKNPVDCCGATPLMRASCSGNVDAVEMLVKYGCSVDFHSRFCCTTAIEYTLSSFCCVIPTIGSMDDSVTCHSVIETMKTIQKHYIHSGKYECLLLLLAAGADVNIQNKNGKTPLHQAIEEFNLEAVRILIAYNCCLDTEAIYKKPLLGLTSVTPVLLAMYLKQLPVIHLLLKSGCDVTHVWHALNSFNSEPVVHAYVCHVLLQPKTLKLLSRNRIRTCVGTPVKENVYALQLPVPVKKYIIQSIM